One stretch of Dissulfurimicrobium hydrothermale DNA includes these proteins:
- the clpP gene encoding ATP-dependent Clp endopeptidase proteolytic subunit ClpP, giving the protein MPLIPIVIEQSPRGERAYDIYSRLLKERIVFLGGPIDDDMADLVIAQLLFLEAEDPKRDITLYINSPGGIVTAGLAIYDTMQYIKCDVSTLCLGQASSMGAFLLAAGAKGKRYCLPNARILIHQPMGGFQGQATDIDIHAREILRLRQRLNELLAVHTGQPLGKIQEDTERDYFMGGEEAKNYGLIDKVITKRISPQEDKSNG; this is encoded by the coding sequence ATGCCTTTAATACCCATTGTTATAGAACAAAGCCCGAGGGGTGAAAGGGCCTATGATATCTATTCGAGGCTCCTGAAGGAACGGATAGTCTTCCTGGGCGGCCCGATAGACGATGACATGGCTGACCTAGTAATCGCTCAGCTCCTATTTCTGGAGGCCGAGGACCCGAAACGAGATATAACACTCTATATAAATTCTCCCGGCGGTATCGTGACGGCCGGACTCGCAATCTATGACACTATGCAGTACATAAAATGTGACGTAAGCACACTGTGTCTTGGTCAAGCGTCCAGCATGGGTGCGTTTCTTCTGGCCGCAGGCGCAAAAGGCAAGCGTTATTGCCTCCCTAATGCCAGGATACTCATCCACCAGCCGATGGGTGGCTTCCAAGGCCAGGCGACCGACATAGACATACATGCGAGAGAGATATTGAGGCTGCGCCAGAGATTGAACGAGCTGCTGGCGGTCCATACAGGTCAACCCCTGGGAAAGATACAGGAAGACACCGAGAGGGATTATTTCATGGGAGGGGAGGAGGCTAAAAATTACGGCCTCATAGACAAGGTAATCACGAAACGCATCTCCCCTCAGGAGGACAAGTCAAATGGCTAA